One window of Nostoc sp. C052 genomic DNA carries:
- a CDS encoding ribose-phosphate pyrophosphokinase yields the protein MNAHRGSAVLSSATFKVQPSTTGLNDNHRLRLFSGSANIHLSQEVARYVGMDLGPMIRKRFADGELYVQIQESIRGCDVYLIQPCCQPVNDHLMELLIMVDACRRASARQVTAVIPYYGYARADRKTAGRESITAKLVANLITEAGANRVLAMDLHSAQIQGYFDIPFDHVYGSPVLLDYLASKQLPDLVVVSPDVGGVARARAFAKKLGDAPLAIIDKRRQAHNVAEVLNVIGDVRGKTAVLVDDMIDTGGTIAEGARLLREEGARQVYACATHAVFSPPAMERLSSGLFEEVIVTNTIPIPENNRFPQLVVLSVANLLGETIWRIHEDTSVSSMFR from the coding sequence ATGAATGCACATAGAGGATCTGCTGTACTCAGTTCTGCAACTTTCAAAGTGCAACCATCTACAACAGGACTGAACGATAATCATCGTCTGCGGCTGTTTTCTGGCTCTGCCAACATACATCTGTCTCAAGAAGTCGCTCGTTATGTGGGTATGGACTTGGGGCCAATGATCCGCAAAAGATTTGCGGATGGAGAACTTTACGTTCAAATCCAAGAATCGATTCGGGGTTGTGATGTCTATTTAATCCAGCCATGTTGTCAACCTGTAAACGATCATTTGATGGAATTGTTGATTATGGTTGACGCCTGTCGTCGGGCTTCGGCGCGACAGGTAACAGCAGTAATTCCCTACTATGGTTATGCTCGTGCCGATCGCAAAACAGCAGGACGAGAGTCAATAACTGCCAAGCTGGTTGCTAACTTGATCACTGAAGCAGGTGCTAACCGCGTTCTAGCAATGGATTTACACTCGGCTCAGATTCAAGGCTATTTCGATATACCCTTTGACCATGTTTACGGTTCACCAGTATTGCTGGATTACCTAGCAAGCAAGCAATTACCCGATCTAGTAGTTGTTTCTCCCGATGTTGGTGGTGTAGCAAGAGCTAGGGCATTTGCGAAAAAACTAGGTGATGCCCCATTGGCGATTATTGACAAACGTCGTCAGGCACATAATGTTGCAGAAGTGTTAAATGTCATCGGTGATGTTAGGGGCAAAACAGCAGTATTAGTGGATGACATGATTGATACTGGGGGCACGATCGCTGAAGGAGCGCGATTGCTGCGTGAAGAAGGAGCGCGTCAGGTATATGCCTGTGCAACTCATGCAGTGTTCTCTCCACCAGCGATGGAGCGATTATCTAGTGGCTTATTTGAGGAAGTCATTGTGACAAATACGATTCCCATACCAGAAAACAATCGTTTTCCCCAACTAGTGGTACTGTCAGTAGCTAATCTGTTAGGAGAAACTATTTGGCGGATTCATGAAGATA